Genomic DNA from Jonesia denitrificans DSM 20603:
GTCCGCCACGGGATGTTCGGCGTCCACGACGCCGGGGACACCTCCGGGTTTGGTGGCCTCACACGGTACGTGGGAATCCCCAAATCCTCACCGCGGCCGCTGGGCGGATGGTTTGATGACGTCGTGGACATCCTCGATGAAATTATGGCCGAACACAACATTTCTGGTGCAATCGAATCAGCAGTCGTCGACCGTGGCGAACTGACACTCTTCATCGCTCGCGAGCACCTCGTCGCAGTCAGCCAAGCTCTCCGTGACGATCAAGACCTGCGCTTTGAACTGTCCCTCGGTGTGTCAGGTGTGCACTACCCTCACGATCAGGGACGCGAACTCCACGCGGTGTACCACCTCACCTCCGTCACACATGGGCGTTCTCTTCGTCTCGAGGTTGCAGCACCAGAAACCGACCCCACCATCCCTTCCACTGTGTCGGTGTACCCGGGAAACGACTGGCACGAACGTGAAACCTTTGACTTCTTCGGGATCAACTTCACCGGACGCGACGATCTCACCCGCATCGAAATGCCCGAT
This window encodes:
- a CDS encoding NADH-quinone oxidoreductase subunit C; the protein is MSEVTGPHHQQQHSPSLFSDNTHEVVDVRHGMFGVHDAGDTSGFGGLTRYVGIPKSSPRPLGGWFDDVVDILDEIMAEHNISGAIESAVVDRGELTLFIAREHLVAVSQALRDDQDLRFELSLGVSGVHYPHDQGRELHAVYHLTSVTHGRSLRLEVAAPETDPTIPSTVSVYPGNDWHERETFDFFGINFTGRDDLTRIEMPDDWPGHPQRKDYPLGGIPVEYKGATIPPADQRRSYS